The sequence below is a genomic window from Clostridia bacterium.
ATAGGGAAGATCTTTTTGTACAGACTCCTGGGGCTATGAAAAAAAGGTTCAATATAGATGTCAGAGTAAATAGTGAAGTGATCCGAATAGATAGAGCTACCAAGAATGTTGTTGTAAAAGACTTAAAGACTTCTGATATTTATAGTGAAACATATGATAATATAATTTTGTCTCCGGGGGCGAATCCGGTGAAGCCACCTATTCCCGGTGTTGATAGTAATCGTGTATTTACTGTTAGAAATATTC
It includes:
- a CDS encoding FAD-dependent oxidoreductase, whose translation is MGKKVIIIGGVGGGATAAARLRRLSEDTEIIMFEKGEHISFANCGLPYYIGGVIEDREDLFVQTPGAMKKRFNIDVRVNSEVIRIDRATKNVVVKDLKTSDIYSETYDNIILSPGANPVKPPIPGVDSNRVFTVRNI